One window of Acidobacteriaceae bacterium genomic DNA carries:
- the recA gene encoding recombinase RecA, protein MADDRTRAIETALSQLEKQFGKGSVMRLGAKEAIGPISVISTGSISFDAALGVGGVPRGRVIEIFGPESSGKTTITLQVIAEAQKNGGLAAFVDAEHALDPIYAKKLGVDTDNLLVSQPDYGEQALEIVEALVRSGAIDVLVVDSVAALVPKAELDGEMGDSHMGLQARLMSQALRKLTGTVSKSRTSLIFINQVREKIGVMFGNPETTTGGRALKFYSSVRIDIRRIGAVKEGETVVGSRTKVKIVKNKVAAPFRDAEFDILYGEGISREGDVLDLAVLHNIVEKSGAWYSYSGERIGQGRENVRNFLKENKDIFARMDGELRKKLGIKAVNEVEIPEVPVNGTAKAAEAVKSRRA, encoded by the coding sequence GTGGCAGATGACCGGACCCGGGCAATAGAAACGGCCCTTTCGCAGTTGGAGAAGCAGTTTGGCAAGGGTTCGGTGATGCGGCTGGGAGCGAAGGAGGCGATTGGGCCAATTTCGGTCATTTCGACTGGATCGATCTCGTTCGATGCGGCGCTGGGTGTGGGCGGTGTGCCGCGGGGAAGAGTGATCGAGATCTTCGGGCCTGAGAGCTCGGGTAAGACGACGATTACGCTGCAGGTGATTGCCGAGGCTCAGAAGAACGGCGGGCTGGCGGCGTTTGTGGACGCCGAGCATGCGCTGGATCCGATCTATGCAAAGAAGCTCGGTGTGGATACGGATAATCTGCTGGTGAGCCAGCCGGATTACGGCGAGCAGGCTTTGGAGATCGTCGAGGCACTGGTGCGGTCAGGCGCGATCGATGTGCTGGTGGTCGACTCTGTGGCAGCGCTGGTTCCCAAGGCGGAGCTCGATGGCGAGATGGGCGATTCGCATATGGGTTTGCAGGCGCGGTTGATGTCGCAGGCGCTGCGCAAGCTGACAGGAACGGTGTCGAAGTCGCGCACCAGCCTGATTTTTATCAATCAGGTGCGCGAGAAGATTGGCGTGATGTTCGGGAATCCGGAGACAACGACGGGTGGACGCGCGCTGAAGTTTTATTCGTCGGTGCGTATCGACATTCGGCGCATTGGTGCGGTGAAGGAAGGCGAGACGGTTGTCGGATCGCGCACGAAGGTGAAGATCGTCAAGAACAAGGTAGCGGCGCCGTTCCGCGATGCGGAGTTCGACATTCTGTATGGCGAGGGCATCTCGCGTGAAGGCGATGTGCTGGACCTGGCGGTGCTGCACAACATCGTGGAGAAGAGCGGCGCGTGGTACAGCTACAGCGGAGAGCGCATCGGGCAGGGGCGCGAGAATGTGCGGAACTTCCTGAAGGAGAACAAGGACATCTTTGCACGGATGGACGGGGAACTGCGCAAAAAGCTGGGGATCAAGGCCGTGAATGAGGTCGAGATTCCTGAGGTGCCGGTGAACGGAACGGCGAAGGCTGCGGAGGCAGTGAAGTCGCGTCGCGCGTAG